CCGACGCAACGATGACCTCGCGCAATCGCCGCGCGCGGTCGACCATTTCCTCGGGGATTTTGCCGTGCTGAATCAGCAGCTCAAGTTCGCTTGGCGCTGCAGGATCGAAGTGGGCGCCGAGGCGGTCGACGGTGATCGACAGCGGGGGGACGCAGTCGGCGCCAAGTCCGACCGAGCGAATGAAGCCGTCCTCGACCTCGACCAGCTTCGCTCCCGCCGACGCCAGTTCGCCCTTCTCGCGCGGCGACAGGCGCGATCGCCACACGGCGACGTTCGACCCGGGGGCAAGGTCGGCTGCCGACCGGGTGAACGGCAGGTCGGCGAGGCCCGGCCACAGCAGCGGGCGAACGGTTTTCCGCTTCCAGCCGGCGAACCCCATCGCCGCGGCAAGCCCGCGATTGGAATCGATCGTCTCCCGCCAAAATGCGCAAAGCGCGATGATCTCGGCCAGCGTCGCCGGCTGCCCGTCGAACGGATTGCGGTAGGAAAGGCCGTCGACGGCAGCGGCACGGAACGCGGCGCGCCGCGCGGCCGCTCCGTCAGAAACGGGAACGCACTTATCGAACATCCCCGCTGAGACGCAAGTCACGGGCAAACCCAAGAGCGCTGCGAAAAGCGCGATCGGATTGTCGCCGTCGGTGACGACCTTTCCTGCACCCGACAGCAGGTGCCACGGGTCGCAATCGGCCGGTGCGCGGAACAGCGATTCGTCGGTCAGTGTGTGATGGTGGCGCTCGGGATCGCGGATCGCGACCAGCGTGTACGTGGCCTGTGGCAGGAGCGGATGATGCCCCCAATATTCACCTCCGACCCGCTCACGGACCATTGCCCGCAACAGGTCGTCGATCTCTTCGTCCGAAGCCGGAGGGGCAGGGGGCCCGCTCCGAACGGCCAGAACCGTCGGGCCCGCCGACGGAAACGGAGGCGCCTCGAAAAGTCCTACTGGCACGGTGACCGGGTCATCGGCGTCAGCGGTGTTTCGGCAGGTCGGCCAGATATCTCGCATAGTCGCTCTTGCCGAGACGACCGATGCAGCGTTCGAGACCGGCGTCGTCGATAAAACCGCTGCGCCATGCGATTTCCTCGGGGCAGGCGATCTTCATTCCCTGCCGCCGCTCGAGCGTGGCGACGAACTCGGCCGCCTCCAGCAGGCTGTCGGGGGTTCCGGTGTCGAGCCAGGCGAACCCGCGGCCCATGACTTCGACGCCCAGCTTGCCGCGCTCGAGGTAGACGCGGTTGACGTCGGTGATCTCATATTCGCCACGCGCCGAGGGCGCGATGTTGGCGGCGATGTCGACCACGTCCTGGTCGTAGAAATAGAGGCCAGTGACCGCCCAGTTCGACTTGGGCTGCGCAGGTTTCTCCTCGATCGTCAGCGCGCGCATCTGGTCGTCGAAATCGACCACGCCGTAGCGCTCCGGATCGGCGACGTGGTAAGCAAAGACGGTCGCGCCGTCGGTTCGCTCACGCGCGCGCTCCATCAGCTCGGGCAGGCCGTGCCCGTGATAGATATTGTCGCCAAGGATCAGGCAGGACGGACCGCCGCTGACGAAATCGGCGCCGATGGTGAAGGCCTGCGCCAGGCCGTTGGGTTCGGGCTGGACCGCGAAGCTGATCTCCATGCCCCATTGCGATCCATCGCCAAGCAAGTGGCGAAAGCCAGCCGCATCGTGCGGCGTGGTGATGACCAGCACCTGCTTGATCCCCGCCAGCATCAGGGTGCTGAGCGGATAGTAGATCATCGGCTTGTCGTAGACCGGCATCAACTGCTTCGACACCGCCAGCGTCATCGGGAAGAGGCGCGATCCGCTGCCGCCTGCGAGGATGATACCCTTCATCGTCCGTTGCTCCGTTAATTCAGGATGGCGCGTGGAGCAGACGCTCCACTACCAGCGCCGCCGAACCATGCCAGTCAGGAAGGCTGACGCCATGGGTCGCGGCAAGTTTTTCGCAATTCAGTCGGCTGTTCGGCGGGCGCGTGGCCGCGACCGGATAGTCGGCAGTGGTGATCGGCACCACCGTCGCAGATGGGGCGCCCTGCGCCGATGCGGCCGCGAAGACGGCGTCGGCGAACTCGGCCCAACTGGCCTCGCCCGCAGCGGTCATATGGAAGACGCCGCGCAGTTTTGCGTCGCGATCGGCGACAAGATTGCGCGCCACCGCGATGATTCCCGTCGCGATGTCGAGCGCGCTCGTCGGATTGCCTATCTGGTCGGCCACGACGCGCACTTCGTCATGGCTTTGGCCCAGACGCAACATCGTCTTCACGAAATTCGCGCCGAAAGGGCTGTAGACCCACGCGGTGCGAAGGATCGCGACGTCGTCGTGCGCTGCGAGCACCGCCTGCTCGCCGGCCAGCTTGGACGATCCGTAAACGCCGGTCGGGCCCGTGGGATCATCCTCGCGATAGGGCTCGTCTTTACGGCCATCGAAGACATAGTCGGTCGACACGTGGATCAGCGGGACGCCACGCGTCGCCGCGGCTTTCGCCACGGCTCCGGCACCCCGCGCGTTGATCGCAAAGGCGGCTTCCTCGTCGCTCTCGGCCTTGTCGACCGCGGTGTAGGCGGCAGCGGACACGATGACGTCGGGGCGCGCGGCGGCGATCGCGGCAAGGATGTCCTTGGCGGGGGCTGACAGGTCTAATTCGGGTCGACCAAGCGGAACGACCTCGATCCCCGACGCCTCGCCGCGTTCGACCAGCGAACGGACGACCTGTCCTTCACGGCCGGTGACGAGCATTCGCATGGTTCAGACCTTCGCCGGCTCGACCAGGCCGATGCGCTCACCCGCATATCGGTCGCGGAGCGGCTTCCACCACCAGTCGTTGTCCAGGTACCAGCGCACGGTCTTCTCGATGCCGGAATCGAAGTCTTCCTGCGCTTTCCAGCCCAGTTCCTGTTCCAGCTTCGTGGCGTCGATCGCGTATCGGGCGTCGTGGCCCGGGCGATCGGTGACGAATTCGATCAGTTCCTGACGCGGCCGATCGGCGGGGACGAGGCGATCCAGCACGTCGCAAATGCGGCGGACCACCTCGATATTCTGGCGCTCGTTGCGACCGCCGACATTGTAGGTTTCGCCGATCCGGCCGCGCTCGATGATCAGGTCGAGCGCGCGCGCATGGTCGTCGACATAGAGCCAGTCGCGGACGTTATCGCCCTTGCCGTAGACGGGCAGCGGCTGCTCGTTGAGCGCGTTGAGGATCGTCAGCGGGATTAGCTTCTCGGGGAAGTGATAGGGTCCGTAATTGTTCGAGCAATTCGAGACGACGACCGGCAGGCCGTAGGTCCGCTCCCACGCCTTGGCGAGGTGATCGGACGAGGCCTTTGATGCCGAATAGGGCGAGCTGGGATCGTAGGGCGTGGTCTCGGTAAACAGGCCGTCGTCGCCGAGCGAGCCGTACACCTCGTCGGTCGAGACGTGGAGGAAGCGGAAGCGATCCTTGGCTTCGCCCGAGAGACTTCCCCAATGCTGGCGCGCGGCTTCGAGCATCGTGAAGGTGCCGATGACGTTGGTCTGCACGAATTCGGCTGCGCCGGTGATCGAGCGATCGACGTGGCTTTCGGCGGCAAGGTGCATCACGCGATCAGGCTGGAACTGGGCGAACGCGTCATCGATCGCCGAGCGGTCGCAGATGTTGGCCTGAAGGAAGCGATAGCCCGGCTTGTCCTCGACCGAACGCAGCGACGCCAGATTGCCGGCGTAGGTCAGCGCATCGATGTTGAGGACCTCATAGCCCTTGTCGAGGACGAGGTGCCTGACGAGGGCCGACCCGATGAAGCCAGCCCCACCCGTCACGATTACACGCATCACTTATCCTTTGGTCGAAAAGTAGGTCGGAAGCTCGGCGAGGGCCGGCTGTCGCTGGTCCTTGTCCGACAAGGTCGCGGCGTTCGCAACCGCCGGCCAGTCGATCCCGATATCGGGATCGTCCCACGCCACGCCCTTGTCGCACGGCTGGCTGTAATAATCGGTCACTTTATAGGCGATGACCGAATTGGGCTCGAGCGTGCAGAACGCGTGGCCGAAGCCGACCGGAACCCACAACTGATTGTTCGCCTCCGGGGTCAGGACCGTCGAGATCCAGCGACCGTAAGTAGCGGAGCCCGAACGCAGGTCGACCGCGACGTCGAACACGCTTCCCGACAGGCAGCGAACCAGCTTGCCCTGGGCTGCGGGCTCGCTTTGAAAGTGGATGCCGCGGATCGTGCCGGTCGCGATGCTGAGCGACTGGTTGTCTTGGACGAAGGTGACGGGTCCGCAATGCTGTTCGAACAGGTCGGTCCGGAATACTTCGGAGAAATAGCCGCGACTGTCCGCGATCTTTCGCGGCAGGATTTCGACAGGGCCTTCCACCTCGAAGGTCGAGAAGTTCATTCTGATTCCTTGCGTTCGTCCGAAGGGGACTTGCAGCGGTCGCTTAGTCGATTGCCCCTCGGTTTCAAACCCGACGGCGATCAAAAGGCCGGATGGAAGGTTGCCCGCCCAATTCTGCGATCCAATCCTCGACGATCGCGAAATGCGACGGCCAGTCGGGCGCCGAATATCCCTTCATCCGGCGAAGCTGGGCCGGTCGATCGCCACCATCGGATGCGTAATCGAGGATCGCGTCCTGCCACAGGTCGGGGCGATCCGGATCGATCAGCTGGACGATATCGCCTGCCAATTCCTTGAATACGGGCAGGTCGCTGGCGATGACCGGTGTCCCCAGCTGCAGCGCTTCGATGACCGGCAACCCGAATCCCTCGGCATAGGACGGCATCAGCAATGCCCGCGACCCTGCCAGCAGGCCCGCCAACTCCTTGTCGCCGCATGTCTCGCGGAACTGGACGTGACCGCGATATCGCTCGGGAGAGGACAGCGCTTCGATTTCGGCACTGGCTTCCCATCCCCGCTGACCGATCACGATCAGGGTCGGAATGTTCTCGTCATTCCGGGACAGGAGCCGCGACCAGACGTCGAGAAGGAGACGGTGGTTCTTCCTGCCTTCGACGGTTCCCAGCACCACGAAATAGGGCTTGGCAGGTACAGATGGTTGCTGCGGTGGGGACGGGGGAGGGCCGCTGATCCACGCCGCGACCGAAGGCGGCATCGGCTGCCCGCTGTCGCGCGCGTAGGTGGCGAGATCGTCGAGCGTTGCCCGCGAGTTGCCGATCACGCCGGAAGCAGTGCGTAGAACGGTATCCATCCGCTTCGCATGGCGCTCGGCCTCTCCGACCCGGCAAAATTGCGGGTGGGTCAGGGGGATGAGGTCGTGCACGAGGTAGATCGGCTTCAGCGCGTGTCGCTCGGTCCACTCCGACAGCGTGGGCTCGTTAAGCCCGGTGTGGCCGACGTTGAGATAGATTTGCCCCCGCTCCACGCGTTGTCTCGGCAGGCGTGCGAAGGCCTTCGCCAGCGTCCACACCAGCCGTCGTCGGCTGGCCGGTCCGGGGTTGAGAAAAAGGTCTGCCAACCGATCGGTACCTTCCTCGGACAGTACGAAGAAATGCCCTCGGCGCTGGATCACGGCGCGGGCGCGGCCTCTGAAATGGTCCAGATAAGCCAGGCAAACCCGGTCGATGCCCGTCGGCAACCGCCGGCTCCAGTAGCGCCATACCAGCCGCGACACGTCGATCAGGTAGGGACGGACGGATTGCGACGGCACGGCACCCGACGCCGCGGTGATGGGACTTTTCATCGCCTGTCAGCCGAGCGACGCAAGGCGGGCGCCCTCGTCCCACAAAGCGGGAGTCGAAGCGGCGAGCAGGCCGTGGCGTTCGTCGTCGACCCGATAAGCGCTGCCGTCGAACCGCCGCGCGTCACCGCCCGCTTCGGTCAGGCACAGCACCCCGGCGGCATGATCCCACGCCAAGGTGCGCTGAAAGAAGGCGAGGCTGTTCCTCCCGAGGAGCAGCCGCGGATATTCTTCCGCGGCACACCGCGCCATGTCGATCACGTTGAAGGATGGCGAGAGGCCTTCGCGCAAGGTGCGGCGCCGGTCGTCCGGAACGAGCGCCGACAGTCCAGCGGTTCGCTCGCCCTGCGGCTGCTCTTGGACCCGGACCCTGCGTTCATCGATCCATGTGCCCGCGCCCTTCGCCGCCGCGACGAAGCGCTTCGACCGCGGATCGAGGATCCAGCCGCCGATGACCTCCCCGCGTTCGGCCAGCGCGACCATGATCCCGAACGGGCCGTCGCCCGATACAAAATTGCCGGTCCCGTCGAGCGGATCGATGATCCAGCAAAGCTTCTCGCCCAGGCGGTGAATGATCGACGGGTCGACGCTGGCATCTTCTTCCCCGACCACCAGCGCGTCGGCGATGATCTTGGAGAGCCCTTCGGACAGGATCTCTTCGCTTTCGCGGTCGGCAATAGTGACCGGATCATCGACCGCCTTCTGGGCGACATCGCCGACGGCCAGCCTTCGATAGCGTGGCATGATCGCGCGGTCAGCGGCCTCGGTCATCACCGCCTGAACGGCTTGATGGAGCGTGGCGGACGAATGGGAAAGCGAGGTCACGGGCGTGATGTTCCACGACAAAGAGAGCGGGTCCGGCCTTAGCGACGACTCCGCCGCTTGCCCACCGGCGCAACGCCGTCAGGCGATCGGTAGCGGGCCGAAGCCTTTTACCAGGCGATCGATTGCCACCACCTGTTCGAGGAAGGGGCGGAGCAGCAGCAAGGGCAGGGCGGAAGGCCCGTCGCAGAGCGCCTCGTCTGGATTCGGGTGCGTTTCGACGAACAGGCCCGCCAGCCCGAGCGCCATCGCCGATCGAGCAAGGGCCAGTGCCTGCGTGCGGCGTCCACCAGCGCTGTCTTCGCGGCCACCCGGCTGCTGCAGCGAATGGGTGACGTCGAAGACGACAGGAGCGAAGTTCTTCATCAGGTCGACGCCAAGCATGTCGACCACCAGATTGTTGTAGCCGAAGCTCGAGCCCCGCTCGCACAGCATCACCCGCTCGTTGCCGTTTTCGCGGCACTTGGCGATGATGTGGCGCATTTCCGGCGGCGCGAGGAACTGCGGTTTCTTCACGTTGATGGCGACGCCGGTCCGCGCGACGGCGGCGACCAGGTCGGTCTGCCGGGCCAGGAAGGCGGGAATCTGGACGATGTCGACCACCTCGGCGGCGGGAATCGCCTGCGCCGGCTCGTGAACGTCGGTCAGCAACGGAACGCCGAACCGCGCCTTTACCCCCTGCAGGATGCGCAGCCCCTCGTCGATGCCGGGCCCGCGATAGCTGTGGTTCGACGACCGGTTGGCCTTGTCGAACGATGCCTTGAAAACGAGCGGAACGCGGAGATCGCCGGCGACCGTCGTCACTTCCTCGGCGACGCGGAACAGCGTGTCCTTGTCCTCTATCACGTTCATGCCCGCGATCAGGACGAACGGACCCCGATTATCGAAGGTAATGTCAGGACCGATGGAAACGGCGCTGGTCATGCCTTCGTCCTGCACGGCGCGATCAGGGCTGGTTCGTCGTCAGGTTGCGCGCCGCATTCTGGACCGTAATGATCGGGGCGAACAGCTGGCTGAGCAACTGGATGAACTTCGCCGGCTGGTTGGCGCGGGCATTGCCGACATACAGGACGTCGCCGTCGCGCATCGCGAAGCGCTGCGACAGGAAATAGGCGCCCGGCTTCATCATGTTGACGTGATACACCACCGGGATTTCCGAGCCGTCCTCGCGACGGACGTAACGGAAGACGAAGATCGCGGCGGCATCGCCGGCCGACGGATTGGTCCCCCCCGAAAGCGCGACGGCCTGTGCAAGTGTCAGGCGGGTCCGCGGGAAGCGGATTTCTTCGGAACGATTGGCGGCGCCGAGCACCGAAAAGGCCTGCGGGCTGTTGATGACCGTGATCCGGTCGCCGGGCGCGACGGGGACGTTGAGGCCGGGATAGGTCAACAGGTCGCCAAGGCGGACCTGGAAGGCCTGGTCGCCGCGCTCGACCCGGGCGATCATGTCGCGCGCTTCGCCGCGATAGCCGCCGGCAAGCGCGATGATGTCGCTCAACGTTTCGCGATTGGTGTCGAGGGTCAGGCGGCCGGGCTTCGCGACTTCGCCGGACATGATCACGCTGCCGGTCAGCGACCGCTCGATCGATACCAGCACCTGTGGATCCTGCGACAGGCCACTCAATCCCGAGCGAACCATGACCGCCACGTCGCGAGCCGTCTGGCCGGCGACCGAGAGGCGGCCGACGTAGGGCAGGCTGATATAGCCATTGTCGTCGACGCGAACCTGGATCTGCTCGGCGCTGGCGCTGGGATCAAGGCCCAAGGCGCCCGCCTGACCGGTCGCCAGCGTCCGCGCGCCCCCGCCGAACAGGGTCACCCCGGCCTCGTAGACGGCGACGTTCAGCTGGTCGCCCGGACCGACCAGATCGGTCGGGCCGACGATCGGCGTGGCCAGCGTCGAAATGGGAAGTTCCGGCGCGGCGGGAAGGGCTTCGGCGGTCTCGACCTCGACGACCGAAAAGGGCAGCTGGCCGCCCGATCCGTCGGCCCCGCGAAGCACCGCGGTTCCAGTCGGCCCGCTGACCGGCAGGGTCGAACAGCCCGCAGTTGCCACGGCCAGTAAGCAAAGGAACAGGCAGTCGCGCAACGAAGCGCCACCGCGCGGCAACATAGGTAGGTTCATTAGGTTGGAAGTCCCGCACTGATCAAATGATCGCCGAAGACCTTACCATCCTCCGCCGGAAAAACGCAACTGGAAGGGCGGTTGGCGAATTCAGCCAAGTGCCGACAATCGGGGTTCAATCCGGCGCAGGGAGCGAATAGGAGGCGGCGATGGGACAAGGCGAAGCCAAGGCCGAAAGACCGCTTCCCTGTGGTTTCGTACGACAGACCGATGGCGGTAAAGCGAGTAGATGAATTTCCTTCAGGCCTTCTGGATGACCTTGCGGTGGCGTCCCGCCCAGGCGCTTGCGGGCCTCTACTGGCACGTCACGCGCCGCCGCGTCCGCGCCCGGAACCGCCTGCGGGAAGGCGCGGCGGGAGCGCCGCATGCCTATGACCTGTGGATCGACACCGTCGAGCAGCCTCGATCGCAGGCGCTGAAGAGCAATAGTGGTGGCGAGGACGGGCCGTTTTTCACTCTGATTCTGCCGAGTGACGCCGACACGGACGCCGCACGGCGCATCGTGTCGGTGCTGGAGCGGCAATCGTATCCGAACTGGGAGCTCATCGGTCCGGCACGGTCGCTTGCCCCGCTTCGGAATGAGCGCATCCGCGGCGTCGACGAAGTGGGGTTTGCTCAGTCCTTCCAGGATGCGAGTGGCGACTTCGTCGTGCCATTGAGGCCCGGCGTCATCCCATCGATCGATGCCTTGCATCATCTCGCCGACGGGGTGCGGAGGCATCCGGACGCGGCCATCCTGTATGGTGATCAGGACTTGCTGACGGCCAAGGGACGACGAAAGCAGCCTTGGTTCAAGCCCGCCTGGGATCGAGAGATGTTTCTGGCCCAGGACTATCTGATCGACGCATTCGCGATGAAGACAACGCTCGCGCGTTCGTCTGCTCGGGGTGGCGCTTCGCTTACCGAGGTCCTTCTTGGGGCGGTCGCGGCAAGTCGGGACGACGAAATCGCGCACGTCCCCGCCATCCTCTCGCACCGCGAGGAAGCGTCGGCGAGAGCGAACGACGACCGGCTCGACGCTGTCGAAGCGAGCATACGCGCTGCCGGCGGGACCGCGAGCGATGGACCGTTCGGCACGATCAAGGTCGACTGGCCGCTGCCGTCGGACTTGCCGGCTGTGAGCATCGTCATTCCGACCCGCGACAAGGTCGAACTGCTTCGCCCGTGTGTCGAGAGCGTCTTGGCGAAAACCGACTATCCCAATTTCGAGGTTGTCGTCGTCGACAATGGCAGCAGCGATCCGGCCGCATTGGATTATCTGAAGCAGATCGCGCGTCAGCCGCAGGTTCGCGTCATCGAAGATCACCGGCCGTACAATTACTCGGCGATCAACAATGCAGCGGTCGCCGCGACCGACAGTCCGTTCGTCTGCCTGCTCAACAACGACACCGAGGTGCGGACCCCGGAATGGCTGAGCGAACTGATGCGCCATGCGTCGCGACCCGATGTCGGCGCGGTCGGGGCGAAGCTGCTCTATGAAGACATGACCATCCAGCATGCGGGGGTGGTGGTCGGCGTCTGCGAGGCCGCCGGCCATGCGCATCGCTTCGTCCGAAACGACGAAGCCGGCTATTTCGCGCAGCCGCACATTACCCATCGCGTCAGCGCGGTGACCGCCGCCTGCATGCTGGTCGATCGCGCCAAGTTCGATGCGGTCGGCGGGCTCGACGAGGATGGGCTTGCGGTCGCGTTCAACGACGTCGATTTTTGCCTGAAGCTGGAACGGGCCGGCTGGCGGAACATCTATGTGCCGCACGCCGTCCTGCTCCACCATGAATCGAAATCGCGGGGGCTCGACACGACGCCTGCCAAGCGGTCGCGCTACATGGGGGAGCTGTCGGTGCTCCAGACCCGGTGGGGCACGAAGAATTATCGCGATCCACGGCTCAATCCGAACCTGGATCGTTACAGCGAATCATTCATCCTGAAGTTCTGAGGGAAGTTCCGATGTCTCCGGCCAATGCCATTTTTCCGGGCGTACCCATCGTCGAATCGCCGCTGTTCGGTCAGCTGGTTGACACGCTTGGCTTGACCGATACGCAGCGATCGGCGGCGACGCAGCTTCACGAGCGCGGCTATGCGCTCATCGACTTTCCCGACCCCTTGGTTGGCGAGCGGATCGACCGGATCAAGGCGCGGCTGGCGCCGGTGTTCGGAGTGGACTTCGACGATCCGGCGGTCATCAAGAATGCCAAGGGCGACCTTCGCGTCCAGGACGCATGGCAGTTCGACGAGGACGTACGCGCCATCGCCGCCAATGCCGAGGTGCTCGAGCTGCTGTCGGCGCTTTACGGGCGCCGCGCCTTCCCGTTCCAGACGTTGAACTTCCCGGTCGGCACCCAGCAGAATCTGCACAGCGACTCGATCCACTTCTCCAGCATCCCGGAACGCTTCATGTGCGGGGTCTGGCTCGCGTTTGAGGACGTCAGCGAAGGCGCAGGGCCGCTCGAATATCTGCCGGGTTCGCACAAATGGCCGATCGTTTCGAACGAGATGATTGGCCGGCGCGGTGAGGATCACCGCGAAGGATCGGCGCAGGACCCGTTCGAGCAGGCATGGCAGGCGATGGTCGCTGCGTCGGGCCTGCAGAAGGAGCAATTCCTGCCGCGCAAGGGGCAGGCGCTGATCTGGGCCGCGAATCTTCTGCACGGGGGGTCGTTGCAGACCGACCCGACGCTGACCCGCTGGAGCCAGGTAACGCATTATTACTTCGACGATTGCGTCTATTACACCCCGGCTTTTTCCAACGAAGCGTTCGGTGAACTGGACGTCCGGTCGATCACCAACATCGCGACCGGGGCGCTCGTCCCCAATCTGCGTCAGGGCCAGGAATATCGAGTGGCGAAGGCCGAAGCGGCGCCGCGACGGAAGTTCTGGAAAGGCATGGCGCGAAAGGCGGCTGCCCCGCATCCGGACCTGCCCGCCGATTTCGACGCGGAGGCTTATTACCAGCTGAACCCGGATGTCGCAAAAAGCGGGGTCGATGCGGCCGAGCATTATCTCAACCATGGTCGCGGCGAGAAGAGGCTCTACCGGCGTCCCTCGCTGTGAGGCGGCGCGGGTTCCTGATCGGCGGCGCGACGATCGCGGCGGCCTTACTGCTCGCCGTGGTCCCGGCGAAGGAATCGCCGGCGCAGCGTCGGTCAATCGACAAGCAGATCGGAAACGACCGGATCACGGTATCGGTCGAGCCCGGCCGCTTTGCCGGCGCCGTCAATTCGCTGACGTTCCGCGGCATCGAATATGTCGATAATTTCGACCATGGACGACAGATCCAGTCGGCGCTGCAGATCAATGGGCTGGGCGAATGCCTCAACCCGACCGAGGCAGGATCGAAAGCGGACGCCGCCAAGTCGACGACATCGAGCAAGGCGCAGTCGATCGCGGTCAGTGACAACCGGCTGACCACGGTGACGCAGGCCGCCTACTGGCTTTCGCCTGGCGAACAATATGGCCGCCGTTGTTCGGCGCTTAGTGGCAAAACCCAGGCCCAGAACCGTTCCGCGCTGTCGCCGGTGCTGATTTCGAAAACGATGTCCTTTTCGCCGCTCCATCCCAATTTGCTGACGGTCGACGTGTCGTTCAGCGTGCCGAGCGGGCTGCAGTCGGGGAGCGTCGAGGCGCTGACGGGCTATCTGCCGGCCCGGTTCAATAGCTTTTATTCCTATGAGCCGGCGACGCGACGGCTGGTCAGGCTGGAGGCCAATACCGCTGGCGCCATGGTCATGGCCCCCGTCATTATCGCCACCGCCGACCGTCGCCACGCGATGGGGGTCATCTCGCCCGACATCCATCGTCGCGGCTTCGATCGATCCTATTACGCTTACTTCGCCTTTTCCGGGAAAGAAGGCGCGTCCAAATGGTCGTGCGTCTTCAACGAGTCGAACATCCCGGCGGGCCAGGCCCTTCGCTATCGCTGCCCGATCGCGGTCGGCACGGTCGCCGAGGTCGTGGCCGCGCTCGACGCCTTCGCCGTGGCCGAGCGCATGGTAATGACCGCCCGCCCGGCCCCGACCGAACGGTCAGACGGCAAATGGCAGTTCGGCGGTGCAGCGTTCACGCCGCTCCGCCAGCCGGCAGCCGACCGGATCGCATTGTATGCCTGCGCGATGAAGGGGTCGGGCAATGCGTTCGTGTCGACGCGGATGGACTGCGAGATGTCGAACCCGGCCGGCATGATCGGCTACGCTCGACAG
Above is a genomic segment from Sphingomonas sp. LY29 containing:
- a CDS encoding polysaccharide biosynthesis/export family protein yields the protein MATAGCSTLPVSGPTGTAVLRGADGSGGQLPFSVVEVETAEALPAAPELPISTLATPIVGPTDLVGPGDQLNVAVYEAGVTLFGGGARTLATGQAGALGLDPSASAEQIQVRVDDNGYISLPYVGRLSVAGQTARDVAVMVRSGLSGLSQDPQVLVSIERSLTGSVIMSGEVAKPGRLTLDTNRETLSDIIALAGGYRGEARDMIARVERGDQAFQVRLGDLLTYPGLNVPVAPGDRITVINSPQAFSVLGAANRSEEIRFPRTRLTLAQAVALSGGTNPSAGDAAAIFVFRYVRREDGSEIPVVYHVNMMKPGAYFLSQRFAMRDGDVLYVGNARANQPAKFIQLLSQLFAPIITVQNAARNLTTNQP
- a CDS encoding glycosyltransferase family 2 protein — encoded protein: MNFLQAFWMTLRWRPAQALAGLYWHVTRRRVRARNRLREGAAGAPHAYDLWIDTVEQPRSQALKSNSGGEDGPFFTLILPSDADTDAARRIVSVLERQSYPNWELIGPARSLAPLRNERIRGVDEVGFAQSFQDASGDFVVPLRPGVIPSIDALHHLADGVRRHPDAAILYGDQDLLTAKGRRKQPWFKPAWDREMFLAQDYLIDAFAMKTTLARSSARGGASLTEVLLGAVAASRDDEIAHVPAILSHREEASARANDDRLDAVEASIRAAGGTASDGPFGTIKVDWPLPSDLPAVSIVIPTRDKVELLRPCVESVLAKTDYPNFEVVVVDNGSSDPAALDYLKQIARQPQVRVIEDHRPYNYSAINNAAVAATDSPFVCLLNNDTEVRTPEWLSELMRHASRPDVGAVGAKLLYEDMTIQHAGVVVGVCEAAGHAHRFVRNDEAGYFAQPHITHRVSAVTAACMLVDRAKFDAVGGLDEDGLAVAFNDVDFCLKLERAGWRNIYVPHAVLLHHESKSRGLDTTPAKRSRYMGELSVLQTRWGTKNYRDPRLNPNLDRYSESFILKF
- a CDS encoding phytanoyl-CoA dioxygenase family protein — protein: MSPANAIFPGVPIVESPLFGQLVDTLGLTDTQRSAATQLHERGYALIDFPDPLVGERIDRIKARLAPVFGVDFDDPAVIKNAKGDLRVQDAWQFDEDVRAIAANAEVLELLSALYGRRAFPFQTLNFPVGTQQNLHSDSIHFSSIPERFMCGVWLAFEDVSEGAGPLEYLPGSHKWPIVSNEMIGRRGEDHREGSAQDPFEQAWQAMVAASGLQKEQFLPRKGQALIWAANLLHGGSLQTDPTLTRWSQVTHYYFDDCVYYTPAFSNEAFGELDVRSITNIATGALVPNLRQGQEYRVAKAEAAPRRKFWKGMARKAAAPHPDLPADFDAEAYYQLNPDVAKSGVDAAEHYLNHGRGEKRLYRRPSL